The Streptomyces pactum genome contains a region encoding:
- a CDS encoding CocE/NonD family hydrolase — MDLRLPRVRGLLRGPRRLLAAAAAVVVLAGAGTWTAVAGDDPPPVHRADRVMAAGDGVRLDTSYFTAGSGGPRPAVLLAHGFGGSKADVREQAESLARDGYAVLTWSARGFGESTGKIGLNAPDGEVADVSRLIDWLAQQPQVRLDEKGDPRVGMAGGSYGGAVALLAAGHDKRVDAIAPAITYWNLADALFPNGVFKKLWAGIFVNLGGGCEELEAGLCRMYQRVAESGTPDAEAVKLLEERSPQAVGDRIDVPTLLMQGQTDSLFPLGQADAAAKAIRANGAPVDVDWIAGGHDGGDLETDRVEARVGAWFDRYLKGDESAATGPAFRVSRTLGSGSGDGEPRLEGVSADSYPGLAGELRPIGLRGREQSFDNPAGASPPAVSALPGIGGSGGLSQLSSLGLGVSLDFPGQYAAFESAPVREDLQITGSPTATVHVESTSDEAVLFAKVYDVGPGGTQRVLPSQLVTPVRVENAGAGEDVKITLPAVDHEIESGHRLRLVLSSTDLGYASPAAPATYTVSLKGDLEVPTALGGSGQVAGLPAWVWWAPLAGAAVAAALLLTARRRTTAPPPDPALADVPLEITDLSKRYAKSTDRYAVRDLSFRVERGQVLGLLGPNGAGKTTTLRMLMGLIAPDGGEVRVFGHAIAPGAPVLSRVGAFVEGAGFLPHLSGRENLELYWRATGRPPQDAHLDEALEIAGLGDALARAVRTYSQGMRQRLAIAQAMLGLPDLLILDEPTNGLDPPQIREMREVMIRYAAAGRTVIVSSHLLAEVEQTCTHLVVMDHGRLVQAGPVGEIVGSGDTLLVGTVARVDAPLVEKVAALPGVASAAATDGGLLVRLGAGGTARDLIAELVRLDVPVESVGPHRRLEDAFLTLIGDPA; from the coding sequence ATGGATCTTCGACTGCCCCGCGTGCGAGGGCTGCTACGGGGGCCCCGGCGGTTGCTCGCCGCCGCGGCCGCCGTCGTCGTACTCGCCGGCGCCGGGACATGGACGGCCGTCGCCGGTGACGACCCGCCCCCGGTGCACCGCGCCGACCGGGTGATGGCCGCGGGCGACGGGGTGCGCCTGGACACCTCCTACTTCACCGCGGGCTCCGGCGGCCCCCGCCCGGCCGTCCTGCTCGCGCACGGCTTCGGCGGCAGCAAGGCCGACGTACGGGAGCAGGCGGAGAGCCTCGCACGGGACGGGTACGCGGTCCTGACCTGGTCGGCGCGCGGCTTCGGCGAGTCCACCGGGAAGATCGGGCTGAACGCCCCGGACGGCGAGGTCGCCGACGTGTCCCGGCTGATCGACTGGCTGGCGCAGCAGCCGCAGGTCCGGCTGGACGAGAAGGGCGACCCGCGCGTGGGCATGGCCGGCGGCTCCTACGGCGGCGCGGTCGCGCTGCTGGCCGCCGGGCACGACAAGCGGGTCGACGCGATCGCCCCCGCCATCACGTACTGGAACCTCGCGGACGCCCTCTTCCCGAACGGCGTCTTCAAGAAGCTGTGGGCCGGCATCTTCGTCAACCTGGGCGGCGGCTGCGAGGAGCTCGAGGCCGGACTCTGCCGGATGTACCAGCGCGTCGCCGAGAGCGGGACGCCGGACGCGGAGGCGGTGAAGCTCCTCGAGGAGCGCAGCCCGCAGGCCGTCGGCGACCGCATCGACGTGCCCACGCTCCTGATGCAGGGCCAGACCGACTCCCTCTTCCCGCTCGGCCAGGCCGACGCCGCCGCCAAGGCGATCCGCGCCAACGGCGCCCCCGTCGACGTCGACTGGATCGCGGGCGGCCACGACGGCGGCGACCTGGAGACGGACCGGGTCGAGGCCCGCGTCGGGGCGTGGTTCGACCGCTATCTGAAGGGCGACGAGTCGGCCGCCACCGGCCCCGCGTTCCGCGTCAGCCGCACCCTCGGCTCCGGCAGCGGCGACGGTGAACCCCGCCTGGAGGGCGTCAGCGCAGACTCCTACCCCGGCCTGGCGGGCGAGCTCCGCCCGATCGGACTCCGCGGACGCGAGCAGAGCTTCGACAACCCGGCCGGCGCCAGCCCGCCCGCCGTCTCCGCCCTGCCCGGAATCGGCGGCTCCGGCGGCCTGTCCCAACTCTCCTCGCTCGGCCTCGGTGTCTCGCTGGACTTCCCCGGCCAGTACGCCGCCTTCGAGTCGGCGCCCGTCCGGGAGGACCTGCAGATCACCGGCTCGCCGACCGCGACCGTCCACGTGGAGTCCACCAGCGACGAGGCCGTGCTCTTCGCCAAGGTGTACGACGTCGGCCCCGGCGGCACCCAGCGGGTGCTCCCCTCCCAACTGGTCACGCCCGTCAGGGTGGAGAACGCCGGAGCCGGCGAGGACGTGAAGATCACCCTGCCGGCCGTCGACCACGAGATCGAGAGCGGCCACCGGCTGCGCCTGGTCCTGTCCTCCACCGACCTGGGTTACGCCTCACCGGCCGCTCCCGCCACGTACACCGTCTCCCTCAAGGGCGACCTGGAGGTGCCCACGGCCCTCGGCGGGAGCGGCCAGGTGGCCGGGCTGCCCGCCTGGGTCTGGTGGGCGCCCCTGGCCGGAGCCGCGGTCGCCGCGGCCCTGCTGCTGACCGCCCGCCGCCGCACCACGGCCCCGCCGCCCGACCCCGCGCTGGCCGACGTGCCGCTTGAGATCACGGACCTGAGCAAGCGGTACGCCAAGTCCACCGACCGGTACGCCGTGCGGGACCTGTCGTTCCGGGTGGAGAGGGGCCAGGTCCTGGGCCTGCTCGGGCCGAACGGCGCGGGCAAGACGACGACCCTGCGCATGCTCATGGGCCTGATCGCGCCGGACGGCGGCGAGGTCCGCGTCTTCGGTCACGCCATCGCGCCCGGCGCCCCGGTCCTCTCCCGCGTCGGCGCCTTCGTCGAGGGCGCGGGCTTCCTGCCGCACCTGTCCGGCCGCGAGAACCTGGAGCTGTACTGGCGGGCCACCGGCCGCCCGCCGCAGGACGCGCACCTCGACGAGGCCCTGGAGATCGCCGGCCTCGGCGACGCGCTCGCCCGCGCGGTGCGCACCTACTCCCAGGGCATGCGCCAGCGCCTCGCCATCGCCCAGGCCATGCTGGGCCTGCCCGACCTGCTGATCCTGGACGAGCCGACCAACGGCCTGGACCCGCCGCAGATCCGCGAGATGCGCGAGGTGATGATCCGCTACGCGGCGGCAGGCCGCACGGTGATCGTCTCCAGCCACCTGCTGGCCGAGGTCGAGCAGACCTGCACCCACCTGGTGGTCATGGACCACGGCAGGCTCGTCCAGGCCGGTCCGGTCGGCGAGATCGTCGGCTCCGGCGACACGCTGCTGGTGGGCACCGTCGCGCGCGTGGACGCGCCCCTCGTCGAGAAGGTCGCCGCCCTGCCGGGCGTGGCCTCGGCGGCCGCCACCGACGGTGGCCTGCTGGTCCGGCTCGGCGCCGGGGGAACGGCCCGGGACCTGATCGCCGAACTCGTACGCCTGGACGTGCCCGTGGAGTCGGTGGGTCCCCACCGGCGCCTCGAGGACGCCTTCCTCACCCTGATCGGAGACCCGGCATGA
- a CDS encoding vWA domain-containing protein translates to MKRYRTRRPIGALLALTAAGGLLLTGCGGGGDAAHGAKDSAADSRGGSAPLPAPDRPRGEGGQRFEGGETGENGDSRDTAPAPGHLSTFALDVDTASYGYARRTLSEGRLPDPSTVRPEEFVNSFRQDYDRPDGDGFTVTVDGARTDEGDWSLVRVGLATRGAEQEGDRPPAALTFVIDISGSMAEPGRLDLAKESLGTMTDRLRDDDSVALVTFSDEAETVLPMTRLGDRRGRIHDAIDSLEPTDSTNLGAGVETGYATAVEGRREGATNRVVLVSDALANTGDTDADAILERIADARREHGITLFGVGVGSDYGDALMERLADKGDGHTTYVSDTEDAREVFCEQLPRHVELTARDAKAQVAFDPETVAEFRLVGYDNRRVADEDFRDDRVDGGEVGPGHTVTALYAVRVRPGADGHLATATVRWLDPDTRAPHEESGDVETDALDGSVWDADHGLRVTATAAYFADALRSTHADHGDGDHGDGDHGDDNYADDSHGDDSQSYDGRHGSLPGAPGLGELAERADSLADRTEDEDVRGLAEAIGTANRLT, encoded by the coding sequence ATGAAGCGGTACCGGACACGAAGGCCGATCGGCGCGCTGCTCGCGCTCACGGCGGCGGGCGGCCTGCTGCTCACCGGCTGCGGGGGCGGGGGCGACGCCGCTCACGGGGCGAAGGACTCCGCGGCCGACTCCCGGGGCGGCTCGGCCCCGCTGCCCGCGCCCGACCGCCCCCGGGGCGAGGGCGGACAGCGGTTCGAGGGCGGGGAGACCGGGGAGAACGGTGACTCCCGCGACACCGCCCCCGCCCCCGGCCACCTCTCCACCTTCGCCCTCGACGTCGACACCGCCTCCTACGGCTACGCCCGCCGCACCCTCTCCGAGGGCCGGCTGCCCGACCCCTCGACGGTCCGGCCCGAGGAGTTCGTCAACAGCTTCCGCCAGGACTACGACCGTCCCGACGGCGACGGCTTCACGGTGACCGTGGACGGCGCCCGCACCGACGAGGGGGACTGGTCGCTGGTCCGCGTGGGGCTGGCCACTCGGGGCGCCGAGCAGGAGGGCGATCGCCCGCCCGCCGCCCTGACGTTCGTCATCGACATCTCCGGCTCCATGGCCGAGCCCGGCCGGCTCGACCTCGCCAAGGAGTCCCTCGGCACGATGACCGACCGCCTGCGCGACGACGACTCGGTCGCGCTCGTCACCTTCAGCGACGAGGCCGAGACGGTGCTGCCGATGACCCGGCTCGGCGACCGCCGCGGCCGGATCCACGACGCGATCGACAGCCTCGAGCCGACCGACTCCACCAACCTCGGCGCGGGCGTCGAGACCGGCTACGCCACCGCCGTCGAGGGCCGCCGCGAGGGCGCCACCAACCGCGTCGTCCTCGTCTCCGACGCCCTGGCCAACACCGGCGACACCGACGCGGACGCCATCCTCGAACGCATCGCGGACGCCCGCCGCGAGCACGGCATCACCCTTTTCGGCGTCGGCGTCGGCAGCGACTACGGCGACGCCCTGATGGAACGCCTCGCCGACAAGGGCGACGGCCACACCACATACGTGTCGGACACCGAGGACGCCCGGGAGGTCTTCTGCGAGCAACTCCCGCGCCACGTCGAACTGACCGCCCGCGACGCCAAGGCCCAGGTCGCCTTCGATCCCGAGACGGTCGCCGAGTTCCGCCTCGTCGGCTACGACAACCGCCGGGTCGCCGACGAGGACTTCCGCGACGACCGCGTCGACGGCGGCGAGGTCGGCCCCGGCCACACCGTCACCGCCCTGTACGCCGTCCGAGTCCGGCCCGGCGCCGACGGTCACCTCGCCACGGCCACCGTCCGCTGGCTCGACCCCGACACCCGGGCCCCGCACGAGGAGTCCGGCGACGTGGAGACCGACGCCCTCGACGGCTCCGTCTGGGACGCGGACCACGGCCTGCGGGTCACCGCGACCGCCGCCTACTTCGCCGACGCGCTGCGTTCCACCCACGCCGACCACGGCGACGGCGACCACGGCGACGGCGACCACGGCGACGACAACTACGCCGACGACAGCCACGGCGACGACAGTCAAAGCTACGACGGCCGCCACGGCTCCCTGCCGGGCGCGCCGGGACTCGGTGAACTCGCCGAGCGTGCCGACTCCCTGGCCGACCGCACGGAGGACGAGGACGTCCGGGGCCTGGCCGAGGCGATCGGCACGGCGAACCGGCTGACCTGA
- the mmsA gene encoding CoA-acylating methylmalonate-semialdehyde dehydrogenase, with amino-acid sequence MTNIVNHWIGGKTAEGASGTYGPVTNPATGAITTKVAFASVDEVDAAVAAAKEAYLAWGQSSLAQRTSVLFKFRALLDAHRDEIAELITAEHGKVHSDALGEVARGLEIVDLACGINVQLKGELSTEVATRVDVASIRQPLGVVAGITPFNFPAMVPLWMFPLAIACGNTFVLKPSEKDPSAAVKIAELLAEAGLPDGVFNVVHGDKVAVDRLLEHPDVKAVSFVGSTPIARYIHTTASANGKRVQALGGAKNHMLVLPDADLDAAADAAVSAAYGSAGERCMAISAVVAVGAVGDELVEKIRERAEKIKIGPGGDPTSEMGPLITKAHRDKVASYVEGAAAEGCEVVLDGTGYTVDGHEDGHWIGISLLDRVPVTAKAYRDEIFGPVLCVLRAETYEEGVALINASPFGNGTAIFTRDGGAARRFQLEVEAGMVGVNVPIPVPVGYHSFGGWKDSLFGDHHIYGNDGTHFYTRGKVVTTRWPDPADAPAGVDLGFPRNH; translated from the coding sequence ATGACGAACATCGTCAACCACTGGATCGGCGGCAAGACCGCCGAAGGCGCGTCGGGCACGTACGGGCCGGTGACGAACCCGGCGACCGGCGCGATCACCACGAAGGTCGCCTTCGCCTCCGTGGACGAGGTGGACGCCGCGGTCGCCGCCGCCAAGGAGGCGTACCTGGCCTGGGGTCAGTCCTCGCTGGCGCAGCGCACCTCGGTCCTCTTCAAGTTCCGGGCGCTGCTGGACGCGCACCGCGACGAGATCGCCGAGCTGATCACCGCCGAGCACGGCAAGGTGCACTCCGACGCCCTCGGTGAGGTCGCGCGCGGCCTGGAGATCGTCGACCTGGCCTGCGGCATCAACGTGCAGCTCAAGGGCGAGCTGTCCACCGAGGTCGCCACCCGCGTCGACGTGGCCTCGATCCGGCAGCCGCTCGGTGTGGTCGCCGGCATCACGCCGTTCAACTTCCCGGCGATGGTGCCGCTGTGGATGTTCCCCCTCGCCATCGCCTGCGGCAACACCTTCGTGCTCAAGCCGAGCGAGAAGGACCCGTCGGCGGCCGTGAAGATCGCCGAGCTGCTCGCCGAGGCAGGACTGCCGGACGGCGTCTTCAACGTCGTGCACGGCGACAAGGTGGCCGTGGACCGGCTCCTGGAGCACCCGGACGTCAAGGCGGTCTCGTTCGTCGGCTCGACCCCGATCGCCCGCTACATCCACACCACCGCCTCCGCCAACGGCAAGCGCGTCCAGGCCCTCGGCGGCGCCAAGAACCACATGCTGGTCCTCCCGGACGCCGACCTCGACGCGGCGGCCGACGCTGCCGTCTCCGCGGCCTACGGCTCGGCCGGCGAGCGCTGCATGGCGATCTCCGCGGTCGTCGCCGTCGGCGCCGTCGGCGACGAACTGGTGGAGAAGATCCGCGAGCGTGCCGAGAAGATCAAGATCGGCCCCGGCGGCGACCCGACCTCCGAGATGGGCCCGCTGATCACCAAGGCACACCGGGACAAGGTGGCGTCCTACGTCGAGGGCGCGGCTGCCGAGGGCTGCGAGGTCGTCCTGGACGGCACCGGGTACACGGTCGACGGCCACGAGGACGGCCACTGGATCGGCATCTCCCTGCTGGACCGGGTGCCGGTCACGGCGAAGGCCTACCGGGACGAGATCTTCGGCCCGGTACTGTGCGTGCTGCGCGCCGAGACCTACGAGGAGGGCGTGGCGCTGATCAACGCCTCCCCCTTCGGCAACGGCACCGCGATCTTCACCCGGGACGGCGGTGCGGCCCGCCGCTTCCAACTCGAGGTCGAGGCCGGCATGGTCGGCGTGAACGTGCCGATCCCGGTCCCCGTCGGCTACCACTCCTTCGGCGGCTGGAAGGACTCGCTCTTCGGCGACCACCACATCTACGGCAACGACGGCACGCACTTCTACACCCGCGGCAAGGTCGTCACCACCCGCTGGCCCGATCCGGCCGACGCCCCGGCGGGCGTGGACCTGGGCTTCCCGCGCAACCACTGA
- a CDS encoding APC family permease has translation MTDTLRPAETDAAAPPDPMGLPDPTGLPGPSNRPELPESRTLKRSIGVVGGTLLTLSCVTPASTLFVVVPDLFGSLGTATALTIAIGSLLCIAVAFCYSELGTLIPSAGGEYAMVSTMAGRLAGWLVFVLSLLVVMIVPPVIAMGTADYLEPVVHLDPSLAGAGVMVLATLAGLLDLRANAWITGVFLVLEVIAAAVVAVLGFAHAERGPGSLAAMEVAGTDGGADPVTAMLVVSGLAIALFVTQGFSTAVYLSEELENPRRNVARTVLATLGISAVIILVPVVAITLGASDLAELTGGDIGAMVTAWSNSAVGTFVSLCVALAIVNAGIVMVIQNSRVLFASARDKAWPEPVNALFAKLGRFGSPWVATLAVGVPGALLCFVDLDTLYGVTGVSVTGMYLLVAVAALLARRGSHRHAHAWRMPLWPAMPVLLIAVLAYILTQQEVSHLLWTGGITAVATLYWALYLRPRRDTRWLVTLPDDVREPARP, from the coding sequence ATGACCGACACGCTCCGCCCCGCCGAGACCGACGCCGCGGCGCCACCGGACCCAATGGGCCTCCCGGACCCCACGGGCCTCCCGGGCCCCTCGAACCGTCCGGAGCTCCCGGAGTCCCGGACGCTCAAGCGTTCCATCGGGGTCGTCGGCGGTACTCTCCTGACGCTCTCGTGCGTGACCCCAGCCTCCACGCTGTTCGTGGTCGTCCCCGACCTGTTCGGCTCGCTCGGCACCGCCACCGCCCTGACCATCGCCATCGGCTCCCTGCTCTGTATCGCCGTGGCGTTCTGCTACTCGGAGCTGGGCACCCTCATCCCCAGCGCGGGCGGCGAGTACGCCATGGTGTCGACGATGGCGGGGCGGCTGGCGGGCTGGCTGGTCTTCGTCCTGTCCCTGCTGGTCGTCATGATCGTGCCGCCGGTGATCGCGATGGGCACCGCCGACTACCTCGAACCGGTCGTGCACCTCGACCCGTCCCTCGCGGGCGCCGGCGTCATGGTGCTCGCCACCCTCGCCGGCCTGCTCGACCTGCGCGCCAACGCCTGGATCACCGGCGTCTTCCTGGTCCTGGAGGTCATCGCCGCCGCCGTCGTCGCGGTGCTGGGCTTCGCCCACGCCGAGCGCGGCCCGGGCAGCCTCGCCGCCATGGAGGTGGCCGGCACGGACGGCGGCGCGGACCCCGTGACGGCCATGCTGGTCGTCTCCGGGCTCGCCATCGCCCTGTTCGTCACCCAGGGCTTCTCCACCGCCGTCTACCTCTCCGAGGAGCTGGAGAACCCGCGCCGCAACGTCGCCCGCACGGTGCTCGCCACCCTCGGCATCTCCGCCGTGATCATCCTGGTCCCGGTCGTCGCCATCACCCTCGGCGCCTCCGACCTCGCGGAGCTGACCGGCGGCGACATCGGCGCCATGGTCACCGCCTGGTCCAACTCCGCCGTCGGCACCTTCGTCAGCCTCTGCGTGGCCCTCGCCATCGTCAACGCGGGCATCGTGATGGTCATCCAGAACTCGCGCGTCCTGTTCGCCTCCGCCCGCGACAAGGCCTGGCCCGAGCCGGTGAACGCCCTCTTCGCCAAGCTCGGCCGGTTCGGCTCCCCGTGGGTCGCCACCCTCGCCGTCGGCGTGCCCGGCGCCCTGCTGTGCTTCGTCGACCTGGACACCCTGTACGGCGTGACGGGCGTCTCCGTCACGGGCATGTACCTGCTCGTCGCGGTCGCCGCCCTGCTCGCCCGCCGGGGCTCCCACCGGCACGCGCACGCCTGGCGCATGCCCCTGTGGCCCGCGATGCCGGTCCTGCTGATCGCCGTCCTCGCCTACATCCTGACCCAGCAGGAGGTGAGCCACCTGCTGTGGACCGGCGGCATCACCGCCGTCGCCACCCTTTACTGGGCCCTGTACCTGCGCCCCCGCCGCGACACCCGCTGGCTGGTGACCCTCCCGGACGACGTCCGCGAACCCGCCCGTCCGTGA
- a CDS encoding ABC transporter permease, with protein sequence MSTLAEGAASAGPQEAADGYRAGRTLPVRVELVRQLKRRRTLVMGGILFALPFVLLVAFRIGGEPGGANNRISLMDTATASGANFAAVNLFASAGFLLVVPVALFFGDTVASEAGWSSLRYLLAAPVPRARLLWSKLVVALTLSLAAIVLLPLVALAVGSVAYGWGPLELPTGGSLPTGTAAERLAITVAYVFVSQLVTAALAFWLSTKTDAPLGAVGGAVGLTIIGNVLDEVTALGDWRAFLPAHWQYAWLDTVRPELDWTRLIQGTSLSVTYALVLFALAFRGFARKDIVS encoded by the coding sequence ATGAGCACGCTGGCCGAAGGCGCCGCGTCCGCCGGCCCCCAGGAGGCCGCCGACGGCTACCGCGCGGGCCGCACGCTGCCCGTGCGGGTCGAGCTGGTCCGGCAGCTCAAGCGGCGCCGCACGCTCGTCATGGGCGGCATCCTGTTCGCCCTGCCGTTCGTCCTGCTCGTCGCCTTCCGGATCGGCGGCGAGCCGGGCGGTGCGAACAACCGGATCAGCCTGATGGACACGGCCACCGCGTCGGGCGCCAACTTCGCCGCGGTGAACCTCTTCGCCTCCGCGGGGTTCCTCCTCGTCGTGCCCGTCGCCCTGTTCTTCGGGGACACGGTCGCCTCGGAGGCCGGCTGGTCGTCCCTGCGCTACCTGCTGGCGGCGCCGGTGCCCCGCGCCCGCCTGCTCTGGTCCAAGCTGGTCGTCGCCCTCACCCTCAGCCTCGCCGCGATCGTCCTGCTGCCGCTGGTCGCGCTCGCCGTCGGCTCGGTCGCCTACGGCTGGGGGCCGCTGGAGCTGCCCACCGGCGGCAGCCTGCCCACCGGCACCGCTGCCGAGCGCCTGGCCATCACGGTGGCGTACGTCTTCGTCTCGCAACTGGTCACCGCCGCCCTGGCGTTCTGGCTCTCCACCAAGACGGACGCGCCCCTCGGCGCGGTCGGCGGCGCGGTCGGCCTGACCATCATCGGCAACGTCCTGGACGAGGTGACCGCCCTCGGCGACTGGCGCGCCTTCCTGCCCGCGCACTGGCAGTACGCCTGGCTCGACACGGTGCGGCCGGAACTGGACTGGACCCGCCTGATCCAGGGCACCTCGCTGTCGGTGACGTACGCGCTGGTGCTCTTCGCCCTGGCCTTCCGGGGGTTCGCCCGCAAGGACATCGTCTCCTAG